One Erpetoichthys calabaricus chromosome 8, fErpCal1.3, whole genome shotgun sequence DNA segment encodes these proteins:
- the dap1b gene encoding death associated protein 1b, translating into MVKLSKSGARVSAALKGGHPPAVKAGRKRVSKKQANEENGPVEKEAKKPAGEKPRSVVLSKMQSISILLAGTLEKLGREFPTSASIVYQKPRPTIERPHTPRKLVLIQQPRKF; encoded by the exons ATGGTGAAGTTGTCGAAAAGTGGCGCGCGGGTCAGCGCAGCTCTCAAAGGCGGACACCCGCCCGCAG TAAAAGCAGGAAGAAAGAGGGTCTCCAAGAAACAAGCCAATGAAGAGAATGGACCTGTAGAAAAGGAAGCCAAGAAACCAGCTGGAGAAAAGCCAAG GTCTGTTGTGCTTTCAAAGATGCAGTCCATCAGTATTCTTCTGGCTGGCACCCTTGAAAAG CTTGGTCGAGAATTTCCTACTTCTGCAAGTATTGTCTATCAGAAACCAAGACCAACCATTGAGCGACCCCACACACCAAGGAAGCTGGTTCTGATCCAACAGCCCCGgaaattttaa